From the Daucus carota subsp. sativus chromosome 8, DH1 v3.0, whole genome shotgun sequence genome, one window contains:
- the LOC108200039 gene encoding uncharacterized protein LOC108200039 yields the protein MVEFWSKKTLIGLVLGQILSLLITSTGFSSSELARRGINAPTSQSLFNYVLLALVYGCILIYRRKPLKSKWYFYVLLGLVDVEANYLVVKAYQYTSLTSVMLLDCWSIPCVILLTWLFLKTKYKFRKYVGVAICVAGLVLVIFSDVHASDRTSGSSPLKGDVLVIAGSMLYAISNVSEEFFVKNADRVELMAMLGLFGAIVSAIQICVLERTELKNIHWSSGVAFPFTGFALAMFLFYSGVPVLLKISGSTMLNLSLLTSDMWSVLIRIFAYHEKVDWMYFIAFAAVVGGLVVYSGGDKEVEQNSAEVTDENAEQSKHLDEVSGLMNSSKMGMPRSSKSVDASTSRGYV from the exons ATGGTGGAATTCTGGAGCAAGAAGACGCTAATCGGTCTTGTATTGGGACAGATTTTATCGCTTTTGATCACTTCCACCGGTTTTTCATCATCTGAATTGGCTAGGAGAGGAATTAATGCTCCAACTTCCCAGTCTTTGTTTAATTACGTGCTCTTGGCGCTAGTCTATGGATGCATTCTCATTTACAGGAGAAAGCCTCTCAAG TCAAAGTGGTACTTCTATGTACTTCTAGGATTGGTCGATGTTGAAGCCAATTATCTTG TCGTAAAGGCATACCAGTACACATCCTTAACAAGTGTCATGCTTCTGGATTGTTGGTCAATCCCGTGCGTTATACTTCTCACCTGGCTTTTCTTGAAGACTAAATATAAATTCCGGAAATATGTTGGTGTTGCTATCTGTGTGGCCGGTCTAGTCTTGGTTATTTTCTCAGACGTACATGCATCAGATCGTACAA GTGGGAGCAGTCCTTTGAAGGGGGATGTGTTGGTGATTGCGGGTTCTATGCTTTACGCTATCAGTAATGTCAGTGAG gaattttttgtaaaaaatgccGACAGAGTGGAACTAATGGCAATGCTGGGCCTTTTTGGTGCTATTGTCAGTGCTATTCAGAT ATGTGTATTGGAGCGCACTGAGCTGAAAAACATCCACTGGTCATCTGGGGTG GCATTCCCATTCACTGGATTTGCGcttgcaatgtttttattttattctggaGTACCTGTTCTGCTGAAG ATTAGTGGATCAACAATGCTGAACTTGTCTTTGCTGACATCAGACATGTGGTCTGTCTTGATTCGCATATTTGCATACCATGAGAAG GTTGATTGGATGTACTTCATAGCCTTCGCCGCTGTTGTTGGAGGTCTAGTTGTATATTCAGG GGGTGATAAGGAAGTGGAACAGAACTCTGCTGAGGTTACTGATGAAAATGCAGAACAAAGCAAACATCTTGACGAGGTAAGTGGCTTGATGAATAGCAGTAAAATGGGGATGCCAAGGAGCTCTAAATCAGTAGATGCTTCAACCAGCAGAGGATATGTATAG